One window of Chryseobacterium sp. JJR-5R genomic DNA carries:
- the yiaA gene encoding inner membrane protein YiaA, whose product MKKQNVSNAFIAASWVALAAGMIGFIVGLARAEMQLNEKGYYFTVLLYGMFAVVSLQKAVRDRLENIKVTDIYYGICWFATLSSIVLLAIGLWNATILPSEKGFYGFAFLLALFGAIAVQKNTRDNMMNQE is encoded by the coding sequence ATGAAAAAGCAGAATGTATCAAATGCATTTATTGCCGCATCCTGGGTTGCGCTGGCAGCAGGGATGATCGGTTTTATCGTGGGCCTCGCCAGAGCAGAAATGCAGCTTAACGAAAAAGGGTATTATTTTACCGTTCTTCTATATGGCATGTTTGCTGTAGTTTCTCTTCAGAAAGCTGTCCGGGACCGGCTGGAAAACATTAAGGTAACGGATATCTATTACGGGATCTGCTGGTTTGCCACCCTGTCATCCATTGTTTTGCTGGCTATCGGGTTATGGAATGCCACCATCCTCCCGAGTGAAAAAGGCTTTTACGGATTTGCTTTTTTACTGGCACTCTTCGGAGCCATTGCCGTCCAGAAAAATACCCGGGACAATATGATGAACCAGGAATAA
- a CDS encoding BspA family leucine-rich repeat surface protein: MYKKLLTTFVLLFAIHMAYAQNEFITTWKPGNLQTQSYQGITVNSTNTQIWLPAQGTDYTIAWEEIGYPSHTGVLTNVTSAYHTLVDFGASLNPDPANATYRVKISNGNGLFQRIRFTDWDLFSNGNGIIGDIHKILTLEQWGQINWTTMRQAFQGCMLMDVTATDIPRLSAVTDLSFMFTNCSNLIGNPTINNWNVSSVTNLQSTFQGCFLFNQPIGDWNTSNVINMGALFLMAKIFNQPIGNWNTSKVETMTATFNNAREFNQPIGNWDLSKNLDCEFMFSNAVKFNQPIGNWNTSKVIEMNRMFSNATAFNQDIGSWNTGNVTNMEGMFANASSFNKAIGNWNVGEVVYMQYMFNGASAFDQDISGWNTGKVTAMQSMFSNAVNFNQNIGNWNVSLVTGMGNMFTGALKFNQNLGSWNLGSLQMSGGMLQNTALSCQNYDDTLQGWSINPSTPGNINISPVSPLTYSHPAAVTARNYLVSAKNWTISGDTYDAECRSTLGISEILAESTAGIYPNPATDFIYVRNLKVKSFMIIDQSGRIVIKNNTQNNSINIQNLVSGNYILQINTATGAHHFKFIKK; encoded by the coding sequence ATGTATAAAAAACTACTAACCACTTTCGTACTTCTTTTTGCTATCCATATGGCATATGCCCAGAATGAGTTTATCACCACCTGGAAACCCGGTAACCTGCAGACCCAGTCTTATCAGGGTATCACTGTAAATTCCACCAATACCCAGATCTGGCTCCCTGCTCAGGGAACAGACTATACAATCGCTTGGGAAGAAATAGGATATCCTTCCCACACCGGCGTACTGACCAATGTAACGTCAGCTTATCATACTTTGGTTGATTTCGGGGCTTCTTTAAATCCTGATCCTGCAAATGCCACGTACAGGGTAAAAATAAGCAACGGAAACGGACTGTTCCAAAGAATAAGGTTTACAGACTGGGATCTTTTCTCAAACGGAAACGGTATAATTGGAGATATTCATAAAATCCTGACGTTAGAGCAATGGGGACAGATCAACTGGACCACAATGAGGCAGGCATTCCAGGGATGCATGCTGATGGATGTCACTGCAACTGATATTCCACGGCTGTCGGCGGTAACCGACTTGTCATTTATGTTTACGAACTGCTCGAACCTTATCGGAAATCCCACCATCAACAACTGGAATGTGTCTTCAGTGACCAATCTTCAGAGTACATTCCAGGGATGTTTCCTTTTTAATCAGCCCATAGGAGACTGGAATACTTCAAATGTAATTAACATGGGGGCACTCTTTCTTATGGCAAAAATATTTAATCAGCCTATCGGAAACTGGAATACTTCAAAAGTAGAAACCATGACCGCCACATTCAATAATGCCCGTGAATTCAATCAGCCCATCGGAAACTGGGATCTGTCTAAAAACCTTGATTGTGAATTTATGTTTTCAAATGCGGTAAAATTTAATCAGCCTATCGGGAACTGGAATACTTCTAAAGTTATTGAAATGAACCGGATGTTCAGTAATGCAACCGCTTTTAACCAGGACATCGGCAGTTGGAATACAGGTAATGTAACAAATATGGAAGGCATGTTTGCCAATGCATCAAGCTTTAATAAAGCTATCGGGAACTGGAATGTGGGCGAAGTGGTATATATGCAGTATATGTTCAACGGTGCCTCTGCATTTGATCAGGACATATCCGGCTGGAATACCGGAAAAGTAACTGCTATGCAGAGCATGTTCAGCAATGCCGTTAATTTCAACCAGAATATAGGCAATTGGAATGTCAGCCTTGTCACCGGTATGGGCAACATGTTTACCGGAGCATTAAAATTCAATCAGAATCTGGGATCGTGGAACCTGGGCTCTCTGCAGATGTCAGGAGGAATGCTACAGAATACTGCGCTGAGCTGCCAGAACTATGATGATACGCTGCAAGGCTGGAGCATAAATCCTTCCACTCCGGGCAATATCAATATTTCACCTGTTTCTCCTCTTACCTACTCCCATCCTGCCGCAGTAACGGCAAGAAATTATCTGGTTTCCGCAAAAAACTGGACCATTTCCGGAGATACTTATGATGCTGAATGCCGTTCTACTTTGGGAATTTCTGAAATCCTTGCTGAAAGTACAGCCGGAATTTACCCGAACCCTGCAACCGATTTTATTTATGTAAGAAATCTAAAAGTGAAAAGCTTTATGATCATTGACCAGAGCGGAAGAATTGTGATAAAAAACAATACACAGAATAATTCGATCAATATCCAGAACCTGGTTTCGGGGAATTATATCCTGCAGATCAATACCGCTACCGGAGCGCATCATTTTAAATTTATCAAAAAATAA
- the purE gene encoding 5-(carboxyamino)imidazole ribonucleotide mutase → MVGIIMGSQSDLPVMEQAADFLKSLGIPYELTVVSAHRTPERMFDYAKTAKERGLKVIVAGAGGAAHLPGMVASCTTLPVIGVPILSSNSIDGWDSVLSILQMPGGIPVATVALNGALNAGILAAKIIGSADASVAENLQKYQDSLKDKVLGTVDDIKEKHPNHFDQ, encoded by the coding sequence ATGGTAGGAATTATTATGGGAAGTCAGAGTGACTTGCCGGTTATGGAACAGGCTGCAGATTTTCTGAAATCGCTGGGCATTCCTTATGAGCTGACTGTAGTTTCAGCACACAGAACCCCTGAAAGAATGTTTGATTATGCAAAAACCGCAAAAGAACGTGGACTGAAAGTGATTGTTGCCGGCGCAGGAGGGGCGGCACACCTTCCGGGGATGGTAGCGAGCTGTACCACGCTACCGGTAATCGGGGTCCCGATCTTATCAAGCAATTCTATTGACGGATGGGATTCCGTCCTGTCGATTCTTCAGATGCCGGGCGGGATCCCGGTAGCTACGGTAGCCTTGAACGGTGCCCTGAATGCAGGAATCCTGGCGGCTAAAATCATAGGGTCTGCGGACGCATCTGTTGCTGAGAACCTTCAGAAATACCAGGATTCCCTGAAAGACAAAGTATTGGGAACTGTAGATGATATCAAGGAAAAGCATCCGAATCATTTTGATCAGTAA
- a CDS encoding DMT family transporter: MKDYKLTLAILTVAIVWGTTFLSIRIAVETIPAWFVAGIRQFLAAVIMLCILLYHRQFQWIGWKNLGYQVIFSTLMLIVSNGMTTLAEESVTSSLTSLISACSPIIVFLGSVALGLQKFSFKALTGVLLCFSGILFIFWDGIDDLENPEYAMGVFMLFIAIAGWASGTIFTKKMNIQSKNISLNLFYQFAFAGIVQLLFAFTLTDHYNFENWSLQSMSAMIYLAIFGSVAAFFAYHYALTKVSPVQVSILAYVNTVISIFLSWLILNEEITGKFILAAILIILGVFVINYNREMFRRQSIP, from the coding sequence TTGAAAGATTATAAACTTACTTTAGCAATCCTTACCGTTGCCATTGTCTGGGGAACTACGTTTTTGTCCATAAGAATTGCCGTAGAAACAATCCCGGCATGGTTTGTGGCAGGCATCCGGCAGTTCCTGGCCGCCGTTATCATGCTTTGTATCCTTCTTTACCACAGGCAGTTCCAGTGGATCGGCTGGAAAAATTTAGGGTACCAGGTTATTTTTTCCACATTGATGCTGATTGTTTCCAACGGGATGACCACGTTAGCCGAAGAATCTGTTACCAGCAGCCTTACTTCGCTCATCAGTGCCTGTTCGCCCATTATCGTTTTTCTGGGCAGCGTGGCCCTTGGGCTACAGAAATTCAGTTTCAAAGCACTAACCGGTGTTCTGCTGTGTTTCAGCGGAATCCTCTTCATCTTCTGGGACGGGATTGATGATCTTGAAAACCCGGAATATGCTATGGGTGTGTTTATGCTGTTTATTGCTATTGCAGGCTGGGCTTCGGGAACCATTTTCACCAAGAAAATGAATATCCAGAGCAAGAATATTTCTCTGAATCTATTTTACCAGTTTGCTTTTGCCGGAATCGTACAGCTTCTGTTTGCCTTTACCCTTACCGATCATTATAATTTTGAAAACTGGAGCTTACAAAGTATGTCTGCAATGATCTATCTGGCCATTTTCGGTTCTGTAGCTGCTTTTTTCGCATACCATTATGCCCTGACAAAAGTCTCTCCGGTTCAGGTTTCCATACTGGCTTATGTTAACACGGTTATTTCTATTTTCCTGAGCTGGCTGATCCTGAATGAGGAAATTACGGGTAAATTCATCCTGGCTGCAATCCTGATTATTCTTGGCGTCTTTGTGATCAATTATAACCGTGAAATGTTCAGAAGGCAAAGCATCCCGTAA
- a CDS encoding cation:proton antiporter, whose translation MILLSIHNLSLPIEDPVLKFLLVLIIILAAPLLLNKIKVPHLLGLIIAGAVIGPNGFNVLSRDSSIVVTGTTGLLYIMFLAGLEIDMGDFKKNKWKSLTFGIYTFTVPFVLGYLGAFYILGFSVLTSVLFASLFSSHTLIAYPLVSKLGIAKNSAVNITVGGTMITDILALLVLAVIVGMSQGDVGTEFWIKLSVSFIVFGLIVLVLFPIIGRWFFKKVDDKISQYIFVLVMIYLAALLAELAGVEAIIGAFFAGLALNRLIPHTSSLMNRVEFVGNAIFIPFFLISVGMLIDFKAFFKSWETLEVAGIMLVASIGGKYLSAVATQKTFRLSREEGKLIFGLSSASAAATLASVMVGYNIILSETETGEPIRLLNEHVLNGSILLILISCTISSFISMASAQKIAEQDNEDTVSGNSHEEENILLAINYEATVERMVNLGILIKAHSNTDNVRALNVINEDKNESSVKNAEKILHHATVTAAAADVTVQPLKRYDNDVINGVNNVIKEQKITDLIIGLEDEKGFSPSFVYNLYNGYLQNNDVNVLVYHAAQPLSTIKRYAVMIPEKAHKEAGFFHALLRVWNIARNSGATLVFYASENILDILQRIIKKANIEAEFIIMNSWKDGEHTASRIKEDEALILFMAKRGMQSYIPRMRLVPDMLNRNLNNNNYLLIFPFSELNKNDQEKRSVGNHDDFMEIGNVIKKIFK comes from the coding sequence ATGATCTTACTGAGCATCCATAACCTGAGTCTTCCCATCGAAGACCCGGTCCTGAAGTTTCTGCTGGTTTTAATTATTATTCTTGCAGCTCCTCTCCTCCTGAACAAAATAAAGGTTCCGCACCTTTTAGGGCTTATCATTGCAGGAGCCGTCATCGGCCCGAACGGATTCAATGTCCTGTCAAGGGACAGCAGCATTGTAGTTACCGGAACTACCGGGCTTCTTTATATCATGTTCCTGGCCGGACTGGAAATAGATATGGGGGATTTTAAGAAAAACAAATGGAAAAGCCTTACATTCGGTATTTATACTTTTACCGTGCCTTTTGTTTTAGGGTATCTCGGGGCCTTCTATATTCTCGGGTTTTCCGTACTTACTTCTGTACTTTTTGCCAGCCTGTTCTCTTCGCATACCCTGATTGCCTATCCTCTGGTCAGCAAACTGGGAATCGCAAAAAATTCTGCAGTAAATATTACCGTGGGAGGCACGATGATTACGGATATCCTAGCACTTTTGGTCCTTGCCGTTATTGTAGGGATGTCACAGGGAGATGTAGGCACGGAATTCTGGATAAAACTTTCGGTTTCCTTCATTGTCTTCGGGCTTATCGTCCTGGTTCTGTTCCCGATTATCGGTCGCTGGTTCTTTAAAAAAGTGGATGATAAGATTTCACAGTATATTTTTGTGCTGGTGATGATTTACCTGGCTGCCCTACTGGCAGAACTTGCAGGTGTGGAAGCCATTATCGGGGCATTTTTTGCCGGGCTGGCCCTGAACAGGCTTATTCCCCATACCTCATCACTCATGAATCGTGTGGAATTTGTCGGGAATGCGATTTTTATTCCGTTCTTTCTGATCAGTGTAGGGATGCTGATTGATTTCAAGGCATTTTTCAAGAGTTGGGAAACCCTGGAAGTGGCAGGAATCATGCTGGTAGCCTCCATCGGCGGGAAGTACCTTTCTGCGGTGGCCACGCAAAAAACATTCAGGCTGTCAAGGGAGGAAGGAAAGCTGATCTTTGGCTTAAGTTCCGCTTCTGCCGCCGCTACCCTGGCCTCGGTGATGGTTGGATATAACATCATCCTTTCTGAAACTGAGACCGGAGAACCGATCAGGCTCCTGAACGAACATGTCCTGAACGGAAGCATTTTACTGATCCTGATCTCCTGTACCATTTCATCTTTTATTTCCATGGCAAGTGCACAGAAAATCGCAGAGCAGGATAATGAAGACACTGTTTCCGGCAACAGCCATGAAGAAGAAAACATCCTCCTTGCCATCAATTATGAAGCGACCGTCGAACGGATGGTCAACCTGGGAATCTTAATTAAAGCCCACTCCAATACTGACAATGTGCGCGCTTTAAATGTAATCAATGAAGATAAAAATGAATCTTCCGTAAAAAATGCCGAGAAAATCCTGCACCATGCCACAGTTACTGCAGCTGCGGCAGATGTGACTGTGCAGCCCCTGAAAAGATATGACAATGACGTTATCAACGGTGTGAACAATGTTATCAAGGAACAGAAAATCACAGACCTTATTATCGGGCTGGAAGATGAGAAAGGTTTCTCCCCTTCTTTTGTGTACAACCTTTACAACGGGTACCTTCAGAACAATGATGTGAACGTCCTGGTTTACCATGCGGCCCAGCCTTTATCCACCATTAAGCGGTATGCGGTTATGATTCCTGAAAAAGCCCATAAGGAAGCAGGCTTCTTCCACGCGCTTTTAAGAGTATGGAATATAGCCCGGAATTCCGGAGCAACCCTGGTTTTCTATGCTTCTGAAAATATTCTTGATATCCTTCAGAGGATTATTAAAAAGGCCAATATTGAAGCTGAGTTTATCATTATGAATTCCTGGAAAGACGGTGAGCATACGGCTTCCCGGATAAAAGAAGACGAGGCGCTGATCCTTTTCATGGCCAAAAGAGGCATGCAGTCTTATATTCCGAGGATGAGGCTGGTCCCTGATATGCTTAACAGGAATCTGAACAACAATAATTACCTGTTGATCTTCCCTTTTTCAGAGCTCAATAAAAATGATCAGGAGAAACGTTCGGTCGGAA